In Polynucleobacter sp. AP-Ainpum-60-G11, one DNA window encodes the following:
- a CDS encoding HIT family protein — protein MSKPCPFCTLPAERIIDSNEFGVTIRDGYPVSQGHTLVIPKRHIGSWFEIKSDEQLALLDLLARAKTVLQDEFNPDGYNIGINDGASAGQTVPHLHMHLIPRYIGDLQDPRGGVRWIIPEKAKYWE, from the coding sequence ATGAGTAAGCCATGCCCCTTCTGCACTCTGCCAGCCGAGCGAATCATTGACTCGAATGAATTTGGCGTGACGATTCGGGATGGCTATCCTGTTTCACAAGGACATACTTTGGTGATACCGAAGCGACATATTGGCTCTTGGTTTGAAATCAAAAGCGATGAACAGCTTGCGCTTCTAGATCTTCTAGCAAGAGCTAAAACAGTCCTGCAAGATGAATTCAATCCAGATGGATACAACATAGGAATTAATGATGGGGCCTCAGCTGGACAAACCGTTCCGCATCTTCATATGCATCTTATTCCGCGCTATATCGGCGATCTTCAAGACCCCAGGGGTGGCGTACGGTGGATTATTCCCGAGAAAGCGAAGTATTGGGAATGA
- a CDS encoding HNH endonuclease, with translation MADLAIEHGKDDSSRLEISNKTIAERFIELYWQQSSPYKTSKANESGVLFQNNGVQASIVKSIDAFRQGNRFNSPSSAKGSKEYERLVATVAATVAKQPINYLQNVGGETLPFLYERNSSSITLKNGVSYCLRRFQPLIQQLARSRWADFIKRNTNNTPILGEKDDLNSFLFETSRQTLALVCRGLKEAYGNKCFYCNKASPKLDVDHFIPFSLYPRDLMHNFVLACPNCNRSKSDALAAKIYLDRWVNLLSKHSNEILNIGEKAGIQANQETSLAIAKWAYGACSRGEISTWIKPNQYEKLKGETCVHTFTFPR, from the coding sequence TTGGCTGATTTAGCAATTGAACATGGAAAAGACGATAGCTCACGGCTGGAGATTAGCAACAAAACAATTGCAGAAAGATTTATAGAGCTTTACTGGCAACAATCGAGCCCCTATAAAACATCTAAGGCAAATGAAAGCGGCGTTCTCTTCCAAAATAATGGGGTTCAAGCTTCGATTGTGAAGTCTATTGATGCATTTAGACAGGGCAACCGCTTCAACTCCCCCTCATCGGCCAAGGGCTCAAAGGAATATGAGAGGCTAGTTGCTACAGTTGCCGCAACAGTTGCAAAGCAACCGATCAATTATCTACAGAATGTTGGCGGAGAAACCCTCCCATTCCTATATGAGCGCAATTCAAGCTCGATCACACTTAAAAATGGAGTGTCTTACTGCTTAAGGCGGTTTCAACCCTTAATTCAGCAATTGGCTAGAAGCCGATGGGCTGACTTCATCAAGAGAAATACTAATAACACCCCCATTCTTGGGGAAAAAGATGACCTTAATAGCTTCTTGTTTGAAACCTCAAGACAGACACTTGCGCTTGTATGCAGGGGACTGAAAGAAGCATATGGAAACAAATGTTTTTATTGCAACAAAGCATCTCCAAAGCTGGATGTTGACCATTTCATTCCATTCTCCCTCTACCCAAGGGATTTGATGCACAACTTTGTTTTAGCCTGCCCTAATTGCAACAGAAGCAAATCAGATGCCTTGGCCGCAAAAATTTATTTAGATCGGTGGGTTAATTTATTGTCAAAGCATTCAAACGAGATTTTAAATATTGGCGAGAAAGCTGGGATTCAAGCCAATCAAGAAACTAGTCTAGCGATTGCCAAATGGGCCTACGGGGCTTGCTCTAGAGGTGAAATATCGACTTGGATAAAGCCAAATCAATACGAAAAATTAAAAGGGGAAACTTGTGTGCATACCTTTACATTTCCTCGCTGA
- a CDS encoding adenylate/guanylate cyclase domain-containing protein: MHLTKWTQIFKLKNSFVLVFLWIQILLILLTVIFYKQTVLLLQNSEELANAVIIEGVYDKVDEVQKLSDAVAIATSKNTSLINAISKSDRDLIRPIADNIWKDIKPLGFSQLQFIYKPEKSPDWKIFYRAQSPEKFNDSVENRPNINKVNSTKSIVSGLSQGSTGYGFRSALPLFLDSKHIGTLESGYELGHELLSRFVKSYGGNWAIYNLARGSGSIDDRALIQSIGDSKEKFFKNLMPEEYVIKSAKAGVPLAELDESSNVKILYIPVKNFQGDYSILLKFVGSTDYFSALSKIKNNAILICLLGFLLSSGIILLLYRMITLPIKGLVIETERIKNFELDDAIKIPAKLEELKGLVEAMNAMKIGLRSFKKYIPAELVQQLIRKGEEIDASGERQRLTIFFSDIADFSSISEKLTPNELSSQISEYLTEMTSIILKHGGTVDKYIGDSIMAFWGAPNKTLDHATQACLAAIECNARLKILAQEWSNQGRPAFRTRIGLNTGDVVVGNIGSDQRLSYTAMGDPVNLASRLEGLNKEYSTSIIISQSVLNELPDDFVYRLLDIVVVKGKSEPVPIYELVSRKGDVTGSDAEFFEMFSKAVNSYLEKDWDKATFRFEKLLGLRPDDQACKIFIERCREYKDNPPGHDWGGEYVFLHK; this comes from the coding sequence ATGCACTTAACCAAATGGACTCAAATATTTAAGCTCAAAAATTCATTTGTACTGGTATTTTTGTGGATTCAAATTTTGTTGATTCTTTTAACGGTAATTTTTTATAAGCAAACTGTTTTATTGCTTCAAAATTCAGAAGAACTGGCTAATGCAGTAATAATTGAAGGCGTATACGACAAGGTAGATGAAGTTCAAAAGCTTTCTGATGCCGTGGCGATTGCTACTTCAAAAAATACTTCGCTAATAAATGCAATTTCCAAATCTGATCGCGATCTTATTCGTCCTATAGCGGACAATATTTGGAAGGATATAAAGCCATTGGGCTTTAGTCAGCTTCAATTCATTTACAAACCTGAAAAGTCACCCGATTGGAAAATCTTTTATAGAGCCCAATCGCCTGAGAAATTCAATGATTCTGTTGAAAATCGCCCGAATATAAATAAAGTAAATTCAACTAAATCCATTGTGTCTGGCTTGTCTCAAGGATCAACCGGCTACGGGTTTCGTTCCGCCCTCCCATTATTTTTGGATTCTAAGCATATAGGCACCCTGGAGTCTGGTTATGAGTTGGGTCATGAATTATTAAGCAGATTTGTTAAAAGCTATGGAGGTAATTGGGCAATCTATAACCTAGCTCGTGGTTCAGGCTCTATTGATGATCGCGCATTGATTCAATCGATCGGTGATTCTAAAGAAAAGTTTTTTAAGAATTTGATGCCCGAGGAGTATGTAATAAAAAGTGCCAAAGCGGGTGTACCTTTGGCTGAGCTAGATGAATCCTCAAATGTAAAAATTCTCTACATACCGGTTAAAAATTTTCAAGGTGATTATAGTATTTTATTGAAATTTGTTGGCTCAACAGATTACTTTAGCGCTCTTTCAAAAATTAAAAATAATGCAATATTAATTTGCCTACTAGGCTTTTTACTGTCTTCGGGAATCATACTCCTGCTCTACCGGATGATTACTTTGCCAATTAAGGGTTTAGTGATTGAGACGGAAAGAATCAAAAATTTTGAGCTTGATGACGCAATCAAAATTCCAGCGAAGCTAGAAGAGCTAAAGGGGCTTGTTGAAGCTATGAACGCAATGAAAATAGGATTGCGCTCCTTCAAAAAATACATTCCAGCCGAACTTGTTCAACAACTCATTCGAAAAGGAGAGGAGATTGATGCCTCTGGGGAAAGACAGCGCCTAACGATTTTTTTCTCTGATATTGCAGATTTTTCATCAATTTCAGAAAAACTCACGCCGAACGAATTATCTAGTCAAATTTCAGAATACCTAACTGAGATGACTTCAATCATCTTAAAACATGGTGGGACCGTTGATAAATATATTGGTGATTCAATCATGGCGTTTTGGGGCGCCCCAAATAAGACTCTTGATCATGCAACTCAAGCTTGTCTGGCGGCAATTGAATGCAATGCTCGCCTTAAAATATTGGCTCAAGAATGGTCTAACCAAGGACGTCCCGCATTTAGAACACGAATTGGACTAAATACAGGCGATGTTGTTGTGGGAAATATTGGTTCAGATCAGCGCTTAAGTTATACAGCAATGGGAGATCCAGTTAATCTTGCGAGTCGGCTTGAAGGACTCAATAAGGAATATTCAACCTCTATCATTATTAGCCAATCCGTACTAAATGAATTGCCCGATGATTTTGTTTATAGGTTGCTAGATATAGTTGTTGTTAAGGGCAAGTCAGAGCCAGTCCCTATTTATGAATTGGTCTCTCGTAAAGGTGATGTTACTGGCTCGGATGCAGAGTTTTTTGAGATGTTTAGTAAGGCTGTAAATTCATATTTAGAAAAAGACTGGGATAAAGCTACTTTTAGATTTGAAAAACTTCTTGGTTTACGCCCAGATGATCAAGCTTGCAAAATTTTTATAGAGCGTTGTCGAGAATATAAAGATAATCCTCCGGGGCATGATTGGGGTGGCGAGTATGTATTTCTGCACAAGTAA
- a CDS encoding DUF1376 domain-containing protein — translation MSWFKHDPAKFNQDTYGLSSQAVGIYIKLMNLYWINQQKLPEQKSVWLRQLGVNSESEMDDLNMLINELGLANDGDGFLIPDLDQQLEDIRGYSIQQSSRASSRYKETKQVEVSNSAKDF, via the coding sequence ATGTCATGGTTTAAACACGATCCAGCTAAGTTCAATCAAGATACCTATGGACTATCGAGTCAAGCAGTTGGCATCTATATCAAGCTTATGAATCTGTACTGGATCAATCAGCAAAAACTTCCTGAGCAAAAGTCCGTGTGGCTGAGACAGCTTGGAGTCAACAGTGAATCTGAAATGGATGATTTGAATATGCTAATAAATGAGTTAGGTCTTGCGAATGATGGGGATGGCTTCTTAATTCCGGATCTAGATCAACAACTTGAAGATATTCGAGGTTATAGCATTCAACAGAGTTCAAGAGCTAGCAGTAGATACAAGGAGACAAAACAGGTTGAAGTCAGCAATAGTGCAAAGGATTTCTGA
- a CDS encoding type II toxin-antitoxin system RatA family toxin, with protein sequence MADVYKTVLIGQSADRMYGLVTDVARYPEFLPWCGGVEIFEQTETVLDAKINIHFKGINQYFHTRNINHRPETIDMVFVDGPFKHFSGQWNFIPLKEDACKVEFKLHWEFKNVILDKIIGPVFGHIAGTFVDCFVKRAEDLYG encoded by the coding sequence ATGGCAGACGTCTACAAGACCGTTTTAATTGGCCAATCAGCCGACCGCATGTATGGCTTAGTCACCGACGTTGCGCGATACCCTGAGTTCCTGCCGTGGTGTGGCGGGGTGGAAATTTTTGAACAAACCGAGACGGTTTTGGATGCCAAAATCAATATCCACTTCAAGGGTATTAATCAATACTTTCATACTCGAAACATCAATCACCGCCCTGAAACCATTGATATGGTCTTTGTGGATGGCCCATTCAAGCATTTTTCTGGGCAGTGGAACTTCATCCCGCTTAAAGAAGATGCTTGTAAGGTGGAATTCAAGCTCCACTGGGAGTTTAAGAATGTCATCCTAGATAAGATCATTGGCCCAGTATTCGGCCATATTGCAGGTACCTTTGTGGATTGTTTCGTCAAGCGAGCAGAAGACCTCTATGGCTAG
- a CDS encoding endonuclease VII domain-containing protein: protein MNEFVYVLKPPTNSPLALNDVGHYVKKGATSSSVFFLRVNTEILIENDLIASFDINKTGDDTKFKVCDRCFKHLLTSENFDNNRIKKHSITKRPSCKECRKLKDGISVSPSDRRNWELKKPQNSTLFKCPICTKTTIAGISKIVLDHCHHTGKVRGYLCESCNTGIGRFDDDPKLIARAKKWIEDGIQ from the coding sequence ATGAATGAATTTGTTTATGTATTAAAACCTCCTACAAACTCCCCTTTAGCTTTGAACGATGTTGGGCATTATGTAAAAAAAGGTGCGACATCGTCTTCAGTATTTTTCTTGAGGGTAAATACAGAAATATTGATTGAGAATGATTTAATCGCTAGCTTTGATATTAATAAAACTGGAGATGATACAAAATTTAAGGTTTGTGACCGTTGTTTTAAGCATTTATTAACTTCAGAGAACTTTGATAACAACAGAATAAAAAAACATAGCATTACAAAACGACCATCATGCAAAGAATGTCGAAAATTAAAAGATGGGATAAGCGTATCACCATCAGATAGAAGAAATTGGGAATTAAAAAAACCACAAAATAGCACCCTTTTTAAATGCCCAATTTGCACAAAAACTACAATTGCTGGAATCAGTAAAATTGTTTTAGATCATTGCCACCATACTGGCAAAGTACGGGGCTATCTCTGCGAGAGCTGCAATACGGGAATTGGAAGATTTGATGATGATCCAAAACTCATAGCCCGAGCAAAAAAATGGATAGAAGATGGAATCCAATAA
- a CDS encoding DNA cytosine methyltransferase → MNAYQKTLSFEDDISVEKIVNSKIKPRVAGLFSGCGGLDLGFEKAGFNLVYANDIEPNVKDTYEHNLGPIEIKDICEVDKKGLPDFDILLAGIPCQPFSSAGNRQSTDDHRGNLFGEVMQVLKIKAPSVVIFENVRGFLSSKDENGVLMPDRIKSELKKRGYKTYYRLLNAADYGVPQNRYRVVIVGIKNSIDCEFEFPEPIPKTKKQTVGAVISKKPPRGEKLEVWGLSPQSLDIAKHIPPGGSWKQVPYEALPERLKKIRDNIKLYRSPNFYRRFDLDEIMGTVTAAGTPENSGIIHPLELRRYSVREIARFQSFPDNFKFIGQSVPSKYKMIGNAVPVMLAFHIALAIKQQIFLKK, encoded by the coding sequence ATGAATGCGTATCAAAAAACACTTTCATTCGAGGATGATATTTCAGTTGAAAAGATAGTTAACTCGAAAATTAAACCCAGGGTGGCCGGTCTATTCTCTGGTTGCGGAGGGTTAGATCTTGGTTTTGAGAAAGCTGGATTTAACTTAGTTTACGCAAATGACATTGAGCCAAATGTTAAAGACACATACGAACACAATCTTGGCCCCATAGAAATAAAAGACATTTGTGAGGTTGATAAAAAAGGATTGCCTGATTTTGATATCTTGTTGGCAGGCATTCCTTGCCAGCCATTTTCAAGCGCGGGCAATAGGCAGTCTACAGATGATCACCGGGGAAATTTATTTGGTGAAGTTATGCAGGTTCTAAAAATAAAGGCGCCATCAGTTGTTATTTTTGAGAATGTGAGGGGTTTCCTTTCTTCCAAAGATGAGAATGGTGTGTTAATGCCCGATAGAATTAAGTCAGAGCTAAAGAAGAGGGGTTATAAGACTTACTACCGACTGCTTAATGCCGCTGATTACGGTGTACCACAAAACAGATACCGTGTAGTTATTGTTGGAATTAAAAATTCCATTGATTGCGAATTTGAATTCCCTGAGCCAATCCCAAAAACTAAGAAGCAGACCGTTGGCGCCGTGATTTCTAAAAAACCTCCAAGAGGTGAAAAGCTAGAAGTTTGGGGTCTTTCACCGCAGTCATTGGATATTGCAAAACACATTCCGCCTGGTGGATCATGGAAGCAGGTCCCTTATGAAGCACTTCCAGAGAGGTTGAAGAAAATTCGTGACAATATTAAGTTATATAGATCCCCAAATTTTTACAGAAGATTTGATTTGGACGAAATTATGGGAACTGTTACAGCTGCAGGAACCCCAGAAAACTCTGGAATTATTCATCCGCTGGAGTTGAGACGTTATTCAGTAAGGGAAATTGCTCGTTTTCAATCATTTCCCGACAACTTTAAATTCATAGGTCAGTCGGTACCTAGCAAGTACAAGATGATTGGGAATGCCGTGCCTGTCATGCTGGCTTTTCATATAGCCCTAGCCATTAAACAGCAAATATTTCTTAAGAAGTAA
- a CDS encoding cyclic nucleotide-binding domain-containing protein: MTDNPKEASIATIPFFKGLPAPDLMAILGITSTKKIETGENLFTQDDPSDGLYVLLSGKLQIYIFSGFSGGAPKVLAEINPGQYVGEMGLLDGQNRSASVKVLQGGEVMFIPTVGFAVLLESHPHIAKEVVNCLCDMINNQPKLVIRSEKAILVKEKRLASSLSNMKALCAILREHNKYLAIGSK, encoded by the coding sequence ATGACAGACAACCCCAAAGAAGCCTCGATTGCCACCATCCCCTTTTTCAAAGGCCTTCCAGCACCAGATTTAATGGCCATCCTGGGAATTACTTCAACAAAAAAAATAGAGACTGGTGAAAATCTCTTTACTCAAGACGATCCTTCAGATGGTCTTTATGTATTGCTATCAGGAAAACTTCAAATCTACATCTTTAGCGGATTTTCCGGCGGTGCGCCCAAAGTTCTCGCCGAAATCAATCCAGGGCAATATGTCGGAGAGATGGGTCTATTGGATGGTCAAAATCGCTCTGCTTCAGTCAAGGTATTACAAGGGGGGGAGGTTATGTTTATACCTACGGTCGGATTTGCAGTTCTATTAGAAAGTCATCCGCATATCGCTAAAGAGGTGGTTAACTGTCTTTGCGACATGATTAACAATCAGCCGAAACTTGTCATACGCTCTGAAAAAGCAATCTTAGTTAAAGAAAAACGATTGGCATCAAGTTTGTCGAATATGAAAGCCCTCTGCGCAATTCTACGAGAGCATAATAAATACTTAGCCATTGGGTCCAAGTAG
- a CDS encoding 3',5'-cyclic nucleotide phosphodiesterase: MPKSILNKALAELKTAGKKDSSGKPLDALESLFECSQNYQGNFRGFIKELIHTTFWESQNYSANPYPKICIELAALIDSHNSSLGYVEPAYHSRKHFQDVCLALTALLDQPIKPVQKKYDSHDSWEISREDAWLLLFCAIAHDFGHNGSTNKTPSELEKFSIENTRMFLSQSTPDPAEIKELLAKQIEPIILATDLSTLSLLFAKFTEPTANPTRVDCMSMLIVEADLLASALPMRGKLLGILLGQEWASSNPKAAVLVSSDQGRLQFLEYIRFISPHAIMLKMEDIRNQSIEQLKD; the protein is encoded by the coding sequence ATGCCTAAATCCATCCTTAATAAGGCATTAGCCGAACTCAAGACCGCCGGGAAAAAAGATTCTTCGGGGAAACCCTTAGACGCACTAGAGAGTCTGTTTGAGTGCTCGCAAAATTATCAAGGAAATTTTAGAGGCTTTATTAAGGAGTTAATCCATACTACCTTCTGGGAATCCCAAAACTACTCCGCCAACCCTTATCCCAAGATTTGCATTGAGCTAGCAGCACTTATTGATTCTCATAATAGCTCTCTGGGGTACGTAGAACCTGCCTACCACTCACGCAAGCATTTTCAAGACGTCTGTCTCGCGCTTACTGCCTTACTAGATCAACCTATTAAACCTGTACAAAAAAAATATGATTCTCATGATTCATGGGAAATTTCCAGAGAAGATGCCTGGCTCTTGCTATTTTGCGCTATCGCTCATGATTTTGGTCATAACGGATCCACCAATAAAACACCGTCAGAATTAGAAAAGTTCAGCATTGAGAACACTCGAATGTTTTTATCCCAATCCACCCCTGACCCAGCTGAAATAAAAGAGCTGCTAGCGAAGCAAATTGAACCCATCATTTTGGCAACAGATCTCTCCACTTTAAGTCTCTTGTTTGCCAAATTTACTGAACCAACAGCAAACCCTACAAGGGTCGACTGTATGTCTATGCTGATAGTAGAGGCCGATCTGCTAGCAAGTGCATTGCCCATGCGAGGTAAATTATTAGGAATACTACTTGGGCAGGAGTGGGCGTCTAGCAACCCAAAGGCAGCCGTATTAGTATCAAGCGATCAGGGTCGCCTACAGTTCCTGGAATATATTCGGTTTATAAGCCCTCATGCGATCATGTTAAAAATGGAAGATATTCGTAACCAGTCTATAGAGCAATTAAAGGATTAG
- a CDS encoding HAD domain-containing protein: MNKLLFLDFDGVLHPTHFAGQDPFNRVHLLEETFDGSNIGIVISSSWRFTHNFEKLQKLLPNSISSLVIGVTGSPVIGKHPRYQEILNFLQSHGVSNWKALDDSYWEFPSPCPELIRCNPNTGISEKQMQELSQWLLN, from the coding sequence ATGAATAAATTACTCTTCTTGGATTTTGATGGGGTACTTCACCCAACTCACTTCGCTGGGCAAGACCCTTTTAATAGGGTTCATCTGCTTGAGGAAACTTTTGACGGATCAAATATCGGAATTGTGATTTCTTCAAGTTGGCGCTTTACACATAACTTTGAAAAACTACAGAAACTATTGCCAAACTCAATCTCCAGTCTGGTTATTGGCGTTACTGGATCACCAGTAATTGGCAAACATCCGCGCTATCAGGAGATTCTAAATTTTTTACAATCTCATGGTGTTAGCAATTGGAAGGCCTTGGATGACTCATATTGGGAATTTCCAAGCCCTTGCCCAGAGCTCATTCGCTGCAACCCAAATACCGGAATCTCAGAAAAGCAAATGCAGGAATTGAGTCAATGGTTACTTAACTGA
- a CDS encoding DUF3857 and transglutaminase domain-containing protein, which produces MKFFLKSISSLGAILLGFLLLANAGITSAGRGELESLSLIEKAVITEAIQADGTVVELNELTTLVKSQLAIESESQADLPYNSTLSKLEVLEAYTITPTGEKIPVASNAIRTVEDDNSKGAAIFSDQKHKIIIFPKVTPGSKTYYKTRLTTHTPLLPGYFYTRLIFSPNAEVKSYEYTLSYPESLKLYTDIKEVKQTRDEVIDGVHHLSYFYQNLKMKKKEELQVSSGDFAPHIYISSFDSQEAFAKAYQDRVQGKMKVTPEVQKLADEITKGIKGDNQEQEQKAQARALYNWVSRNIRYVGIYLGDGGIIPHDANSIIKNRYGDCKDHNALLIALLATKGIKASSALINSGNAYALPKYPVLGPFNHVITYIPAWNLYLDSTAEMASFGSLPDDELDKPTLLTALGKVGRTPKPTKENNRSITKLTMQIAKDGEIKGKAHTQYFGSAEINARYRYEGADTTLSERMVSRQLAKFRQTGEGNIDTSEVYDLNKPFTTDTTFTLDAVANVPGPGAMTIPVGLAPGELASIASSRPPEKFTVPYSCATRSVTEEYQIQFPKNVKVSRIPQNITYKKNNIEYTASYLEKDNQVTITRNLEVQRPGAVCKPEELQRWKDFYQVFIKDMRAQIFYE; this is translated from the coding sequence ATGAAATTCTTCCTTAAATCCATTAGTAGTCTTGGCGCCATTCTTTTGGGATTCTTGCTATTAGCTAATGCAGGCATTACTAGTGCCGGCAGGGGAGAGTTGGAATCGCTATCGCTAATTGAGAAAGCGGTAATTACAGAAGCCATTCAAGCTGATGGTACGGTGGTTGAGCTCAACGAGCTAACAACTCTGGTGAAGTCGCAATTGGCTATTGAATCAGAGTCTCAGGCTGATTTGCCCTACAACTCAACTCTATCTAAGCTGGAGGTTCTAGAGGCATACACCATTACCCCCACCGGAGAAAAGATTCCTGTAGCTAGTAATGCCATCCGTACGGTAGAGGATGACAACAGCAAGGGCGCTGCAATCTTTTCAGATCAAAAGCACAAGATCATTATTTTTCCAAAAGTAACGCCAGGATCAAAAACATATTACAAAACCAGGCTGACTACCCACACCCCTTTATTACCAGGCTACTTCTATACACGATTGATCTTTTCTCCTAATGCGGAAGTCAAATCCTATGAGTACACCCTAAGCTACCCAGAAAGCCTCAAGCTATATACGGATATCAAGGAAGTAAAGCAGACTAGAGATGAAGTAATTGATGGGGTGCACCATCTGAGCTACTTCTATCAAAACCTCAAGATGAAGAAAAAAGAGGAGTTACAAGTATCTAGTGGAGACTTCGCCCCCCACATCTACATCTCCAGCTTTGATAGCCAAGAGGCTTTTGCTAAAGCCTATCAAGACCGCGTACAGGGAAAGATGAAGGTCACCCCGGAAGTGCAAAAGCTTGCTGATGAGATTACTAAAGGCATCAAGGGTGACAATCAGGAACAAGAACAAAAAGCACAGGCGAGAGCACTATACAACTGGGTTAGCAGAAACATTCGCTATGTCGGAATCTATTTGGGCGATGGGGGCATCATTCCGCATGATGCCAATAGCATCATTAAAAACCGCTATGGTGACTGCAAAGATCACAATGCATTACTCATTGCCTTGCTTGCTACCAAGGGAATAAAAGCCAGTAGCGCCTTAATCAACTCTGGCAATGCTTACGCCTTACCCAAATACCCCGTGCTCGGACCCTTTAATCACGTCATTACCTATATACCTGCATGGAATCTCTATCTTGATTCAACGGCAGAGATGGCTTCATTTGGCAGTCTGCCCGATGATGAGTTGGATAAACCTACATTACTAACTGCGTTGGGCAAAGTGGGGCGCACCCCCAAGCCAACCAAAGAAAATAATCGCTCCATCACAAAACTCACCATGCAAATTGCTAAGGATGGCGAGATTAAAGGAAAAGCTCATACCCAATACTTTGGTAGTGCAGAGATCAATGCTCGCTATCGATACGAAGGAGCAGATACCACCTTATCCGAGCGGATGGTCAGTAGGCAGCTAGCAAAATTTAGACAAACAGGCGAAGGGAATATCGATACTAGTGAGGTATACGACTTAAACAAACCATTTACAACCGACACCACCTTCACCTTGGACGCAGTCGCTAATGTACCGGGACCAGGGGCCATGACCATTCCGGTGGGTCTTGCACCTGGAGAGTTGGCATCCATTGCAAGCAGCAGGCCTCCAGAGAAGTTCACCGTACCGTACTCTTGTGCCACCAGATCAGTAACCGAGGAATATCAAATCCAATTCCCAAAAAATGTGAAGGTCAGCAGAATCCCACAAAACATCACGTACAAGAAAAACAATATTGAGTACACCGCAAGCTACCTAGAGAAAGATAATCAGGTCACCATCACTAGAAACCTTGAAGTGCAAAGACCAGGAGCAGTCTGCAAGCCGGAAGAACTACAGAGATGGAAAGACTTCTATCAGGTGTTCATTAAAGATATGAGAGCACAGATTTTTTATGAGTGA
- a CDS encoding RnfH family protein has product MASQSMEILICDARLGEPKLSPFTVHFLPSEAPTVGLALIKAGIAQSPEDPSLARKGCFGVFGKRKDWDSPIYEGDRLELYSPLLVDPKAVRRKKANQNQDAKFQAAAAKRKGLVN; this is encoded by the coding sequence ATGGCTAGTCAGTCTATGGAGATTTTGATTTGCGATGCTCGCTTAGGTGAGCCCAAACTGAGCCCCTTCACAGTCCATTTTTTGCCATCCGAGGCTCCCACCGTGGGTCTAGCTCTCATTAAGGCTGGAATAGCCCAAAGCCCGGAAGATCCCAGCCTTGCCAGAAAAGGCTGTTTTGGCGTCTTTGGCAAGCGCAAGGACTGGGATAGCCCAATTTATGAGGGTGATCGTCTGGAGTTGTATTCACCCCTCTTGGTAGACCCCAAGGCTGTCCGCCGCAAGAAGGCTAACCAGAACCAGGATGCCAAATTCCAAGCTGCCGCAGCTAAAAGAAAGGGGTTGGTTAATTGA